From a single Nicotiana tabacum cultivar K326 chromosome 8, ASM71507v2, whole genome shotgun sequence genomic region:
- the LOC107818205 gene encoding myb family transcription factor APL-like has product MFHAKKPSTMNSHDRPMCVQGDSGLVLTTDPKPRLRWTVELHERFVDAVTQLGGPDKATPKTIMRVMGVKGLTLYHLKSHLQKFRLGKQPHKEFNDHSVKDGDRATSLELQRNSASSSGMIGRNMNEMQMEVQRRLHEQLEVQRHLQLRIEAQGKYMQTILEKACQTLGGEENMALPARTFKGMGNQGGGIIPDISAAFKEFGAPPLSFSSFQDLNICGGHEQQLELHPQSSMGERSSSFESFLVGNNNTDHNLSLGKKRSSPYSNGVNANGKSPLMWSDDFRLQELGGPTTDLISRPNQDDIIQMAPLSMERSCNPELDSVSDIYESKPMLDEKKFDAKLERPSPRRAPQLSSLSAQGGRNSVFG; this is encoded by the exons ATGTTCCATGCCAAGAAACCTTCAACTATGAATTCCCATGACAGACCCATGTGTGTTCAAGGAGACTCAGGCCTCGTTCTCACAACTGATCCTAAACCTCGTCTTCGTTGGACTGTTGAACTTCACGAGCGTTTTGTTGATGCTGTTACTCAGTTAGGTGGACCTGATA AAGCAACACCTAAGACAATTATGAGGGTTATGGGAGTTAAGGGTTTAACCCTTTACCATCTCAAGAGCCATCTCCAG AAATTTAGACTGGGAAAGCAACCTCACAAGGAATTCAATGATCACTCGGTGAAGGATGGTGATAGAG CAACCAGTTTAGAACTGCAAAGAAATTCGGCATCCTCATCTGGAATGATCGGCCGCAATATGAATGA GATGCAAATGGAGGTGCAGAGAAGGCTGCATGAACAACTAGAG GTACAAAGACACCTTCAGTTAAGGATTGAGGCTCAGGGAAAGTACATGCAGACTATACTGGAGAAAGCTTGTCAAACATTGGGCGGAGAGGAAAATATGGCGTTACCAGCAAGAACCTTTAAAGGCATGGGAAATCAGGGAGGAGGAATAATACCGGACATTTCAGCTGCCTTTAAAGAATTCGGGGCTCCTCCTCTCAGTTTCTCGTCATTTCAAGACCTTAATATTTGTGGAGGACATGAGCAACAGCTCGAGCTTCATCCACAAAGTAGCATGGGGGAAAGGTCCTCATCCTTTGAAAGTTTCCTTGTTGGTAATAATAATACTGATCATAACTTGTCTCTTGGAAAGAAGAGGTCTAGTCCTTATAGCAATGGGGTTAATGCCAATGGAAAGAGCCCCTTGATGTGGTCCGACGATTTCCGTCTCCAAGAATTGGGTGGACCAACAACAGACTTAATTTCAC GGCCTAATCAAGATGACATTATTCAGATGGCACCGCTTTCAATGGAGAGGAGTTGCAATCCCGAGCTTGATTCTGTATCTGACATTTACGAGTCAAAGCCAATGCTGGACGAAAAGAAATTCGATGCAAAGTTGGAGAGGCCCTCCCCAAGAAGAGCGCCCCAGCTTTCAAGTTTGAGTGCTCAAGGTGGACGAAACTCTGTTTTCGGGTAA
- the LOC107818205 gene encoding myb family transcription factor APL-like isoform X1: MFHAKKPSTMNSHDRPMCVQGDSGLVLTTDPKPRLRWTVELHERFVDAVTQLGGPDKATPKTIMRVMGVKGLTLYHLKSHLQKFRLGKQPHKEFNDHSVKDGDRATSLELQRNSASSSGMIGRNMNEMQMEVQRRLHEQLEVQRHLQLRIEAQGKYMQTILEKACQTLGGEENMALPARTFKGMGNQGGGIIPDISAAFKEFGAPPLSFSSFQDLNICGGHEQQLELHPQSSMGERSSSFESFLVGNNNTDHNLSLGKKRSSPYSNGVNANGKSPLMWSDDFRLQELGGPTTDLISHGTAFNGEELQSRA, encoded by the exons ATGTTCCATGCCAAGAAACCTTCAACTATGAATTCCCATGACAGACCCATGTGTGTTCAAGGAGACTCAGGCCTCGTTCTCACAACTGATCCTAAACCTCGTCTTCGTTGGACTGTTGAACTTCACGAGCGTTTTGTTGATGCTGTTACTCAGTTAGGTGGACCTGATA AAGCAACACCTAAGACAATTATGAGGGTTATGGGAGTTAAGGGTTTAACCCTTTACCATCTCAAGAGCCATCTCCAG AAATTTAGACTGGGAAAGCAACCTCACAAGGAATTCAATGATCACTCGGTGAAGGATGGTGATAGAG CAACCAGTTTAGAACTGCAAAGAAATTCGGCATCCTCATCTGGAATGATCGGCCGCAATATGAATGA GATGCAAATGGAGGTGCAGAGAAGGCTGCATGAACAACTAGAG GTACAAAGACACCTTCAGTTAAGGATTGAGGCTCAGGGAAAGTACATGCAGACTATACTGGAGAAAGCTTGTCAAACATTGGGCGGAGAGGAAAATATGGCGTTACCAGCAAGAACCTTTAAAGGCATGGGAAATCAGGGAGGAGGAATAATACCGGACATTTCAGCTGCCTTTAAAGAATTCGGGGCTCCTCCTCTCAGTTTCTCGTCATTTCAAGACCTTAATATTTGTGGAGGACATGAGCAACAGCTCGAGCTTCATCCACAAAGTAGCATGGGGGAAAGGTCCTCATCCTTTGAAAGTTTCCTTGTTGGTAATAATAATACTGATCATAACTTGTCTCTTGGAAAGAAGAGGTCTAGTCCTTATAGCAATGGGGTTAATGCCAATGGAAAGAGCCCCTTGATGTGGTCCGACGATTTCCGTCTCCAAGAATTGGGTGGACCAACAACAGACTTAATTTCAC ATGGCACCGCTTTCAATGGAGAGGAGTTGCAATCCCGAGCTTGA